The region TTCTGCGCGATGACGCCAGCCAGCTCATGCGACGCCACCCGATAGCTGCGCGCGTAGTCCACCGGCGGTTGCCACAGCAGCACCAGCAGGATCCAGGTCGACGCCAGCCCGGCCGCGGACATCACGGTGCCGCGCCATAAGGCGGTGGGCCGTACCCGCAAGCGCCAGACGAGCATGGCGACCCAACCGGCCGTCACGAGCAGGCCAAGCAGGGTGGCCGGCCAGGAGATTTCCGGCACGTAGCCCGTGGTCTGGCGGGCGATGTTGTGGGCGATCTTGGACGGGATGCCGAAGTTCAACGCCACCCATCCCAGCCACACCGTGGCGGCGGTCAGCGAGAAACACATCACCGCGAACCAGTCCAGCGTATTGACGACGGCGCGGCGCAGGGTCGGCAGCGAGAAAGCCGCCAGTACCGCGCAGGGCACCGCCAACATCACGAACTCGGACTCGCTGGGTTCATCGATGGCGATCAGCAGGAGGATCGCGCAGATCATCTGGCAGAACGGCAGCCACACGTGGGGCGAGAAGCACCAGGCGCGCCAGCGCCACAACGCCAGCAAGGCCAGCGGCCAGGTCGGCCACAGGTACCACGGCAGGTCGCGCAGGGTGCGCAACATGTCGGCCGCGTCGGGCCAGTCGAAATTATTCAGGTTCCACAACTTCCAGTTGCGGATCCAGTAGTCGCTGGCGTGCGTGGCGGGTATCCACCACGCCACGATCAGCAGGGTGGTCACGATGACCACCAGGGGCAACCAGCGCCGCTGCGCCCAGAGCGCGCTGCGCGGGTAAAAGGAGATCAGCGCGGCCAGCATGACCGGCGCGCCGCCGACCCAGCCGCGCGTGAGGAAGCAGGCGGCCAGCGACACGGACAGCGTCAGGGCGCCCGTCACCGGGCGATCCAGCATGCGCGCCAGGGAGTAGAACACCGCGGCCTGGCCGGCGATGATGGCGGGGATTTCAGAGGTCTCGTGGACCCGCTGCAAAATGCCGACCGTGGCCAGGAACAGCAGCAGGGCCGCGTCGGCCAGCATGCGGCCATAGTCGCGCACCGTCGGTTCGCCGCCGAAGGGCAGCGCCAGCGGCTGCGCTTCAGCCCGGCGGCCCAGCAAATAGGTGCCGTACCACACGCTGCAGGTCGTGATGGCGAACCACAGCAGATTGGGCAGGCGGCCGGCGGAGATGTCGCCGATCCAGGGGCCGAACAGGCGTACCGCGCCCGCGCCCACCCAGGTGATCAGCGGGCCTTCCTCGGCATGCGCCAGGTGGCCGACCTGCGGCAGCAGCCATGCGCCGTCGCGTACCGCCGTCAACATGGTGGCCAGGCCGACGACGTCGTCCGTTTTCCACGGGTCCCGCATGAACAGGCCCGCGACGATGTAAGCCAGCGCCAGGACGATGAGTACCAGGCGCGGCAGCTTGACGGTGGCGGTGGCGGTCAGCCGTGCCGGGGTGGTTCGTGATATCGGTGACACGTACGTAATTTACCGGATAGTCGCGTGGTCTGGCCCCACGAAAGGAACACCGTTGCGGGTCTGGCGGAAAAAAAAAGCAGCCCGC is a window of Bordetella sp. N DNA encoding:
- a CDS encoding glycosyltransferase family 39 protein; this encodes MSPISRTTPARLTATATVKLPRLVLIVLALAYIVAGLFMRDPWKTDDVVGLATMLTAVRDGAWLLPQVGHLAHAEEGPLITWVGAGAVRLFGPWIGDISAGRLPNLLWFAITTCSVWYGTYLLGRRAEAQPLALPFGGEPTVRDYGRMLADAALLLFLATVGILQRVHETSEIPAIIAGQAAVFYSLARMLDRPVTGALTLSVSLAACFLTRGWVGGAPVMLAALISFYPRSALWAQRRWLPLVVIVTTLLIVAWWIPATHASDYWIRNWKLWNLNNFDWPDAADMLRTLRDLPWYLWPTWPLALLALWRWRAWCFSPHVWLPFCQMICAILLLIAIDEPSESEFVMLAVPCAVLAAFSLPTLRRAVVNTLDWFAVMCFSLTAATVWLGWVALNFGIPSKIAHNIARQTTGYVPEISWPATLLGLLVTAGWVAMLVWRLRVRPTALWRGTVMSAAGLASTWILLVLLWQPPVDYARSYRVASHELAGVIAQNVRPGECVRGLGLGNGQRASFLVFDNLNFPYDSRCTVVLQQTTRNSLKDGTAAYSDGAEVLWTGGRLADRTEVFRLLRVPPLPGPR